In the genome of Telluria mixta, the window GATTGGCACCGATCAGCGCCAGTTCCGCGACGGTGGCCGACCAGGCGGCCAGGTCGCCCTGCTGGGCGACGCGGAACAGGGCTTCGGCGTAAGGGCGGGCGACGGTTGCGAGTTCAGCCATGATCAGAGCTCGGTCGACAGGCGGTTCAGCAGGTCGGCGTGGGCCGCTGCATTGACTTCGCGCTTCAGGATCTGCTCGGCACCGGCGACGGCCAGGGCAGCCACCTGGGCACGCAGTTCTTCGCGCGCGCGGGTAACCTGCTGTTCGGCGTCGGCCTTGGCACCTTCGACGATGCGTGCGGCTTCGACACTTGCCTGCTGCTTGGCTTCTTCGATGATCGCGGCGGCGCGCTTTTCGGCGTCGGCGATGCGCTTGGCGCTTTCGTCACGCGTCGCGGCCAGTTCGGCGGCGATGCGCTTTTCGGCGGCGGCCAGTTCCACCTTCCCGCGGTCTGCTGCGGCCAAACCGTTCGCGATCCTCTCGGCGCGCTCGTCGAGCGCTTTCATCACCGGTGGCCACACGAATTTCATCGTGACGAACACCAGGATGAAGAAGACCACGAACTGAACAAATAAAGTTGCGTTCAAGTTCACGGTAAATTCCTTCTCACAAAAACGGATGCCGAACCTGGGGGGTTCGGCTGTTCAGAACCGAATGATGATTCGATTAGGCGTGGAACG includes:
- a CDS encoding F0F1 ATP synthase subunit B; translated protein: MNLNATLFVQFVVFFILVFVTMKFVWPPVMKALDERAERIANGLAAADRGKVELAAAEKRIAAELAATRDESAKRIADAEKRAAAIIEEAKQQASVEAARIVEGAKADAEQQVTRAREELRAQVAALAVAGAEQILKREVNAAAHADLLNRLSTEL